A stretch of DNA from Natrinema salaciae:
GGACGGCGTCGCCATCCAGCCGCTCGACGTCGCCCGCGGCGACGTTCGCTTCCTCGAGGGCGTCGCGGGCGTCCGCGAGGTCGCGGACGTGCTTCGGGACGTCGGTGCGGGTCCACCGCGATCGAGCCTCCGCCACGGCGTACAGCGAGCCGGTGACGAGCACGCAGTCGTCGTCGTCGGCGTCGGCGAGCGCCGTCGCGAGGGCGTCCTGCACCGCGGCCTCGGTGCGGACCGCGCCGGCACCGGCAGCCGCGAAGACCTCGGCGAGGACGGCCCGATCCTCGGCGCGGTCGAGGGTCGGTTCGGTCGCGACGACGGCGTCCGGGGTCGGCAGCGCAGCGGCCATCTCGCGGTGGTCCTTGTCGTGCATCGCGCCGAAGACGAGGTGGAGGCGGTCGTAGTCGTACGTCCCGAGCGTCTCGGCGAGCCCCTCGCAGGCACCCGGGTTGTGCGCACCGTCGAGGACGATCAGGGGCTCGGTGTCGAGCACCTCGAACCGTCCCGGCCAGTGAGCGCTCCGCAACCCGCGCTCGAGATCGGCGTCCGAGACGTCACCGACCTGCCGAGCGAGGGTCGCGGCGATCCCCGCGTTTTCGGCCTGGTGTTCGCCCAGCAGCGGGATTCGCGTCTCGAGGTCCCAGTCGGGACCGTCGATCGAGACGGCCGCTTCGGTGTGGTTGGCCCGTCCGTCGTAGGCGACGCGAACGTCCGGTCGCGGCTGCGGTTCCGATCCATCGTCGTCGGTTCTCTCCGGCCCCGTTCCGACGGTTACCACGTCGCCGGCCACCTCGCGGACCGCCTCGAGCGGGCTCCCGGTGACGCCCGTCACGAGCGGCGCGTCGGCCGGCACGACGTGGGCCTTGTCGCGGGCGATCTCCTCGACGGTATCGCCGAGGATACCCGTGTGCTCCAGCGTCACGCTCGTGACGGCGCTGGCGACGGGATCGACGACGCTCGTGGCGTCGTACCTGCCGCCGATACCGACCTCGAGGACGGCGACGTCCACGTCCTCGCGGCCGAACTGCCACAGCGCCATGCCGGTCATCGTCTCGAAGAAGGTCGGGGATTCGCCGTCGGCGGCCCGCTCGGTGACGTACTCGCGAACGGAGTCGACGTAGTCACTGACCGCCGCTCGGGGGATCTTCCGGCCGTCGACGCGCACGCGCTCGCGGAGGTCCTCAAGGTGCGGCGAGGTGTAGAGGCCGACGGAGTAGCCGGCCTCCCGCAGGGTGCGCTCGAGCATTCGGGCCGTGCTCCCCTTCCCGTTGGAGCCGGCGATCTGGACGTAGTCGACGTTCTCGTGAGGGTTCTCGAGGTGGGCCAGCAGCCGGGCCGTCGACTCGGTGCCCGGCTTCGGGCGGAACCGCCGCAGATCGAATAAGAAGTCCGCCGCCTCGTGATACTCCATATCCGAACCACAGAGTCCGCCCGCTTTAGGGTGTCGGACTCGGGTTTCGAGCCGGGTTGTGGATGTCACCGATCGACGGCAGCTACGCGGGAACGAATCGATCGACGGCGGCCGCTCGGAGCGCCACCTCGAGCACCGCACGCAGCAGTTCGCCGGCGATCACCAGGGGGCCGCCAGCCGCCGGGGTCGATGCGCCGAACCGATTGCGGAGACGATCGATCCGATCGGCGCGGTTGGTCTCACGCGCTCGTCGCAGTCAGCGACAGTTCCAGGCCAACGTGGTCGGTAACGTAGTTCGGAACTTCTTCGGCGTCGTCGGCGTAGAACTGGTCCGGCGACGCGCGTTCACGCCAGAATACGCGACGATCCATGGCTTCGACGTTCAGTTCCATCGCGTGGTCGGCCGTGGGCGCCTCGAGGAAGACGTAGTCGATTCGCTTGCCTGCGTCGTCGATCGGGCAGTACGCCGGCGGTGCATCGTTCGGATCGAACGCACAGCCGTCGATAATCGCGCCGTCATTCGTGCCGCCCGGGCCGCTCCCGTGGTCGAGCCACGCGTCGTTCAGGCCGGCGTCGGCCGCGAACGCCTCGAGGTCGTCGGCCGCCTCGCCGTCCGGCGCGATGTTGAAATCGCCAGCGACGACGGTCACGTTTTCCGGACTGCTCTGTTCGTCGACGAACTCCCCTAGTTCGTTGAGCTGCTGGCCGCGGAGCGCCGGGATGTCCTCGTCGCCGCCGTCGGCCCACGGAAGGAGCGATCCGGTCACTAGATGCGTCGTGAACAGATCCACCGCTCCGGGGCCGAGATCTAGTTCGGCGTAGTTGGCGCCCTTGCCGACGTGTGCGTCGACGTAGGTCAGATTACCATCCGGCTCCGCCTCGTACTCGATCGTCGCTTGATCGGTGACCTCGACGTTCGAAACTAGATCGAGCAACCCCGCGCCCTTTTCGCCGCCGTCGGGCTCAGGTCCCGGAATCGCTTCTCCGGACCCGACGACGTCGACGTACTCGGTCTCGACGCTGTCCTGCTCGTCGTTGAACACTTCACAGAGGCCGACGATGTCGTACCCTCCCTCGCCAAGCCGTCGGCCGAGTTCGACCGCGCGTTCTTGATACTGCGGTTTCGCCGCAACGTTGAGCGAAGAGCCGAGAACGCCTTCGATGCCGTCTGTGAGCCACGAGTTTACCCACAGGAATCGATACGACTCGGGGGCCGCTCGACCGGCGACCGGAAGCCCCGACGCGCCGAGTACGACGCCGCCGATTCCGGCCGCGCCGGCTTTTATCGCTGTTCGCCGTCGAACGGCCGGAGGATGCGTGTCATTGGTCATGCCTCTACTCCTGTTTACGGACCGAACAGACTAATAAGTTTACAGTACCATACATTGTATTTGTTGTCCCTCGAACGTAATATCCGCGCTCGTTTCGATACTTCGAGACCGACCAGATGAAAGTCGTCTGCGGCTACTTCGAACCCGGACAGTTCATCCCGGTCCACGCACCCGGTAGCGACATTGCCATCCACACCTGCTCCGGCACCGGGGTCGTCCGCGACGGCGACGACGAGCACGCGGTCGAGCCTGGCGTCATCGATCCCTGACGGAACGACCCATCGGAGAACGGGATCCGCTTGGCTCCCCACACGCAAAACCAGTCGGTGCGTGTTACTCCCATCGCTCATCACCAATTAGTATAGGGTGTTGGTCGTGTGAGAGGTGTATCGATAGCGGAGGCACTCCATGACAGGAACGAACGACTCATATCGAACCCGGCGAGCGAGTGGTCGGCGGATCGGCGATCGACGAACGTTCCTCCGCGCCGTGGCGTGTGTCGGAGCGACGCTTGGCGTACCCGAGACCGTCGCCGGGAACACGACTGACCGGCAGTTTCCACCGCGGAAGCACACCACGTGGAGCGATCCCGTGACGCTCGGCGACGGCGAGGTCCGAACGTTCACCACGGTCACGCCATCGGACGAACCGAGATACCACGGCGTCGTTCTCGAGCGCGATGCACTCACCGGCCTCCCGTCCGCGTCGGCGCTCCGAGCTCGGGCGGAACGCGGCGAACCCGGGGATAAATACGGGCCCGACGGAGCGGCCGTCGAAATCCACCACGCGTGGTCACAGGAGTTTTTCGTTCCGTTTCCCGAGACGTCGGCGACGCCGTTTACGTTCCTCGGGCTGACCTGGAATCCGACAGGCCATCCGCCGCCGGGGATCTACGATCGCCCACACGTCGACGTCCACTTCCACATGCTCGCTGCGGAGACGGTAGACGCCATCGAGGGCCTACACCCGGCGACGTATTCGATTCCGAACCCACGGCTGCCGGAGGGGTATACACGCGTACCGGAACCGACACTCGACGACGACGCCGCAGTCGTGACGGACATGGGCGAACACCTGATCGACCCCGGAGCGTCTGAGTTCAGCGGCGGTCAGTTCACGCACACGCTCATCTGGGGTGCGTACGATACGAACGGCGACGGACGCGGCGAGCTTACGTTCGTCGAACCGATGCTGACGAAGCGCTACCTCGAGACCGTGACCGGCTGCAACCGGTACGAGATACCGCAGCCGCAGGTGTATCCCGCCGCCGGGGCCTACCCGACGGTCTACGGCGTCCGCGACGTTCCGCGCGAGGACGCGATCGCGGTCACGATCGAATCGTTCACCGGCGGGCGGTGACTCGAGGGCACCGCGACAGGACGCTTACGCGCCCTGCAGGCCGGTGGGCGGCCGGAAGAACAGGCCGTCGAACAGGGCGAGCGAGGCGACCGCGACGCCGCCGAGCAGGGTCGCCTCGAGGGGGAGGCCGAAGACGCGACCGGCGAGGAACGCGGCCGCGAACGCGGTCGGAATCAGCCCGAGCAGGAGATCGTATCGGTCGATCGACGAGACGCGATCGGCGAGCCGAACGACGGTATCGAACCCGGTGATGTCTCTCTGCAGCATCGACGCTCACCACCGGGCGGCCGTACGGCGGCCACCGACTAAAATCGTTCGGAAGAGAGTTGCACAGAACGCTGCTCCGCCACCCTCGGTGTCTCTCAGCCGGTCTAAGCGCGAGTGGGGGATCGGCTCCCGCTGGCCGGGCGGGCGACGCGGTTCGAACCCTCGGCGCGAATCGCTCGCGTTACTCGGCAGCCCGCCCCGCCGCCAGCCCCTCCTCGCCAGGCTCGCGGGTGATCTCGAGGAAGGCGTCCTCCAGACTGCGGGCATCGCCGGTCTCGGCGCGGGACTTGAGCGTCTCGGGGTCGCCTTCGGCGACGAGTTCTCCGTCGTGGAGGACGCCGATCTCGTCGGCCAGTTCGTCGACGACGGGGAGGATGTGCGTCGAGAGGAAGATCGTCATCTCGCGGTCGGCCAGTTCCGCGATGGTGTCCCGCATCGTCCGCGCGGCGCGGGGGTCGAGCCCGCTCGTCGGCTCGTCGAGGAAGGCGACGGCCGGTTCGTGCAACACCGCCTGAATGACGCCGACCTTCTGTCGCATCCCTTTCGAGTAGTCCTCGATACGCTTGTTGGCGTCCTCGAGGAGGTCGAACCGCTCGAGCAGCGACTCGATGCGCTCGCTCGCCGCCTCCTCGGGCATGTCGCGGAGGCCGGCCGCGTACTCGAGCTGTTCACGACCGGTAAGTTCGTCGTAGACCGGCGGCTCCTCGGGCAGGTAGCCGATGTGCGGGGTGACCGACTCCCGATCCTGGATGGAGTGACCGGCGACGCGGGCCGTCCCGGCGGTCGGTTTCGTGAGCGTCGTCAGCATCCGCATCGTGGTCGTCTTCCCCGCGCCGTTCGGGCCGAGGAAGCCGTAGACCGTGCCGCGCTCGACATCCATCGTCAGATCGGAGACGGCGGTCGTCTCGCCGTATCGCTTCGTCAGTCCGTCGGTTTCGATGGCGAGGGCGTCGACAGGGCTCATATACGCCTTTTCGTCCGAATATAATTAAAGGTATGTCATGTTCAGCGTCCGTCTCCAGCGGGAAGGATATTCGCTGCGACGGCGCACTGCAACTCGGTCGCAGTCGTCGACCGATGGAATGACAGAAATCCAAATAGTTTTACCCGGAGCGCAACTCGAGTTCGACCATGAGACCCGTCCGTTTCCCCTCCCCACGCTCGAAACGAGGTGGCCGCTGATGGTCCACGCCCCGATCTCGCTCGCCGTGACGAGAACGGAGGTCCGGCGAACCGTTCGAGCCGTCGCCGGAAGCCGAACGAAACTGCTCATGATGGCGGCGGTCGCCCTGTTCGCGCTCGGACCGGTGACGGCCGTCGGGCTCCTCGTGATCCCGGAGCTCGGCGAGCAGGCCGCCACCGGGACGCTCTCCGCGGCCGACGCGACGACAGCGACCGAGTTCGTTACCGGCGGGACCGCAGTCCTGTGGCTGTTTCTGGTCCTCATGGCGGTCATGCGTGCGGTCACGACGGTGGCCGACGTCGACGAACCGGCATTTCTTCTCTTGTCCACGTCCGTTCGGAACACCGTCGTCGGCGTCGTCGCCGCGGAGGTCGCGCTCTTTTCGCTCTGGCTCCTGCCGCCCACGTTGCTCTTCGCGGCCGCGTTCGCCTCCGGCGCGGGAACGGCGCTCCCGGTCGTCGCCGCGTCGCTGCTGATCGTCTCCCTCCTCGCGACCGCCGTCCCCGTCGGGTTCGGCGTCGGCGTCTGGGTCCGCCACCTGCTCACCGCCTACGAACCGATCGCTCGCTACCGGACGCTGCTGTTCGCCGCGTTCTGGATCGTCTACTTCGGTGCGATCGCGACCGGCGGGCTCAACGACGTCATGGCGACGCTGTTCACGCACCTGCAGGCCAGCCCGCTCGGGTGGCCCGGCCACCTGCTGGTCCTCGGTATCCCTGGTCTCGAGCCGTCGGTACCGGTGATCGGTGGCGCGGTCGTCGGCTCGGTGGTCGTCGTCGGCGTCGCACTCGCCGTCGGTACCAGGGGTGCGCAGACGCACTGGTTCGCCGATCCGGCCCGCACCGACGACGACGAAACCGACGAGGAGCCGTCGTCCGATCGACTCGAGGGGCTCCTCTCGGGCGGGATCTCGCGGCCGGTCCGAACGGTGACGGTGACGGCGATCCGTCGAACGAAACGGTCGCCGATCCGGCTGGCGTACGTCGGCTACCCGCTGCTCGGAACGTTCGGGTTCGCCCAGCAGGTCGTCGAGGCCGGAACGCTGCCGTCGTTCGTGGCCGTCCTGTTCTCGCTGTACGTCGTCTGGGCGGCCGGGGCCCTGTTCACGCTCAACCCGCTGGGCGATCTCGGACCGGCGCTCCCCGCCGTCGTTACCTCGACGCTCACCGGCCGGCAAGCGATTCGCGGCCGGATCGTGGCCGGGGCGCTCGTCAGCGTCCCCATCGCGCTGCTCGTGTCGCTCGCCGTGGGGATCGTCAGCCCGCTCTCGCTCGAGCGAACGGGCGCGCTCGTCGCCGGAACCGTCGTCGGGGCGGTCGTCACGCCGGCGCTGGCGTCCGGGATCGGTTCGGCCTTTCCCCGCTTCGGCAGCGTCAACGTCACCAACAATCGCGAAGCAGTGATGCCGAGCAAGACCGCGTTCCTCGTCTACACGCTGGCGATCATGCTCCCCGCGGTCGCCGCCGTCGTGTTGTATCTCGAGGCCCCGGAGACGATCGCCGGACTGATCGCGACGGTTTCGGCGTGGGCGCCGGGACCCGAGCTGACGGTATCCGCCCGCTCGATCACCGTCGGTGCCTGGCTCGTCCTGGTCGGCGGGTTGCTCGCGCCGTTCGTCTCCTATCGGTACGCGGTCGAGCGGTTCGACTGGTACGCGTTCGAGTGAGTCGACCGTCGGGGGACGACGAGATCAGGACTGCGAGGCGTCGATCCACTCCCCCTCGACGTAGTTCTCGACCGACAACGGTTCGGCCGCGGACGCGTCCAG
This window harbors:
- the folP gene encoding dihydropteroate synthase → MEYHEAADFLFDLRRFRPKPGTESTARLLAHLENPHENVDYVQIAGSNGKGSTARMLERTLREAGYSVGLYTSPHLEDLRERVRVDGRKIPRAAVSDYVDSVREYVTERAADGESPTFFETMTGMALWQFGREDVDVAVLEVGIGGRYDATSVVDPVASAVTSVTLEHTGILGDTVEEIARDKAHVVPADAPLVTGVTGSPLEAVREVAGDVVTVGTGPERTDDDGSEPQPRPDVRVAYDGRANHTEAAVSIDGPDWDLETRIPLLGEHQAENAGIAATLARQVGDVSDADLERGLRSAHWPGRFEVLDTEPLIVLDGAHNPGACEGLAETLGTYDYDRLHLVFGAMHDKDHREMAAALPTPDAVVATEPTLDRAEDRAVLAEVFAAAGAGAVRTEAAVQDALATALADADDDDCVLVTGSLYAVAEARSRWTRTDVPKHVRDLADARDALEEANVAAGDVERLDGDAVHRVVRTVLRDRQATVLKEELLRLGGECALSGLERDDEAVDAVLMGTLAQFEALVDALETRTRPHGLADVARELRDTLELDAGAEPTVDVGRDADAGADGDGAAATTGTDDRSATPDRTADGSSGPDYPWGDRTAVMGILNVTPDSFHDGGEYDALEDAVARAESMVAADADVIDVGGESTRPGADPVSVDEELDRVVPVIERIADLDALISVDTRRATVADAALAAGADIVNDVSGLEDPEMRFVAAEHDAGLVVMHSIDAPVVPDRDVEYDDVVADVIDQLSERVLLAEKAGLDRDQIVVDPGIGFGKSASENFELLDRIDEFRALGCPVLFGHSHKSMFERVGREAGERLEATVAATALAADRGADLIRVHDVPENVAAVRTALAAREPDRFDWTSS
- a CDS encoding endonuclease/exonuclease/phosphatase family protein; the encoded protein is MTNDTHPPAVRRRTAIKAGAAGIGGVVLGASGLPVAGRAAPESYRFLWVNSWLTDGIEGVLGSSLNVAAKPQYQERAVELGRRLGEGGYDIVGLCEVFNDEQDSVETEYVDVVGSGEAIPGPEPDGGEKGAGLLDLVSNVEVTDQATIEYEAEPDGNLTYVDAHVGKGANYAELDLGPGAVDLFTTHLVTGSLLPWADGGDEDIPALRGQQLNELGEFVDEQSSPENVTVVAGDFNIAPDGEAADDLEAFAADAGLNDAWLDHGSGPGGTNDGAIIDGCAFDPNDAPPAYCPIDDAGKRIDYVFLEAPTADHAMELNVEAMDRRVFWRERASPDQFYADDAEEVPNYVTDHVGLELSLTATSA
- a CDS encoding ABC transporter ATP-binding protein, giving the protein MSPVDALAIETDGLTKRYGETTAVSDLTMDVERGTVYGFLGPNGAGKTTTMRMLTTLTKPTAGTARVAGHSIQDRESVTPHIGYLPEEPPVYDELTGREQLEYAAGLRDMPEEAASERIESLLERFDLLEDANKRIEDYSKGMRQKVGVIQAVLHEPAVAFLDEPTSGLDPRAARTMRDTIAELADREMTIFLSTHILPVVDELADEIGVLHDGELVAEGDPETLKSRAETGDARSLEDAFLEITREPGEEGLAAGRAAE